A window of the Pseudomonas gozinkensis genome harbors these coding sequences:
- a CDS encoding DUF6311 domain-containing protein gives MKDSREHPALSLLPLLLGVLVFFLVVGPQALNPQNIAWLEQGDPATHYLGWAFFRHGPWTFPLGLNPPYGLELGSSIIFSDSNPLLALLFKPFSGWLPDTFQYFGLWLLACCVLQAWFGWKLLGLMTPHPVLRLLGTGLLVFSPAMFFRMVGHLSLAGHFLLLAALYLALLPKLRRRHLAWGVLLAVTAWVHAYLLAMVALIWVADLLGKTFSRSLTRRQGLIEAGVLFALVSGCCWQAGYFSIADGAASGGFGLYRMNLLSPVDPAGWSLMLPGLPKEEGDYEGFNYFGLGVLLLVPAAFFAWLRNRQPLKDEVRARPWLLMAMLGSWLFALSNRIGIGTLTFEYPLPDGVIALASIFRASGRMFWPVLYACILTIIFLLVRGYRPRIAVGLLAVALLIQVADTRGGWMAIRQGKMLAPSSSWSSPLTDPFWAGAAARYANVRSLMPQNQSDRWQMIAGFAATHGMKTDAVYLGRMSTSALALAQQHARRMLDSGQYDADSLYVLDDEALADAAKTVNSETDLLTRVDGVAVLAPGWKRCAECLQVPDEGRQILLTPLTRPGQTLTFNYRNRQLASGWSQPESWGTWTEGRQAKIQLRLPPSAHLIVIDALAFISPGHPGQRVIVSLNGQQVLDTRLTQFQGNRLEIPISAQLSKRLGNDDRLDIELQLPDAVSPRQLGINDDSRIMGLGLKSLMVQ, from the coding sequence ATGAAGGATTCACGGGAGCACCCGGCACTTTCCCTGTTGCCGCTGTTATTGGGTGTTCTGGTGTTTTTTCTGGTGGTCGGACCGCAAGCGCTGAACCCGCAAAACATCGCCTGGCTGGAGCAGGGCGATCCGGCCACGCATTATCTGGGCTGGGCGTTTTTCCGGCATGGGCCCTGGACATTTCCGCTGGGGCTTAATCCGCCCTACGGGCTGGAACTGGGCAGCTCGATCATTTTTTCCGACTCCAATCCGTTGCTGGCACTGTTGTTCAAACCGTTCAGTGGCTGGTTGCCGGACACCTTCCAGTATTTCGGTTTGTGGCTGCTGGCGTGTTGCGTCTTGCAGGCCTGGTTTGGCTGGAAACTGCTCGGGCTGATGACGCCGCATCCCGTTCTCCGTTTGCTGGGTACAGGGCTGCTGGTGTTCTCGCCAGCGATGTTTTTTCGCATGGTGGGGCACCTTTCCCTGGCGGGGCATTTCCTCCTCCTGGCTGCGCTTTACCTTGCGCTGTTGCCGAAACTGAGGCGGCGCCACCTGGCCTGGGGAGTACTGCTCGCGGTGACGGCATGGGTGCATGCCTACTTGCTGGCAATGGTTGCCCTGATCTGGGTGGCGGATTTGCTGGGCAAGACGTTCAGTCGGTCGTTGACCCGACGTCAGGGGCTGATCGAGGCTGGCGTGCTGTTCGCACTGGTGAGCGGGTGTTGCTGGCAGGCCGGTTACTTCAGCATTGCCGATGGCGCGGCCTCCGGTGGTTTTGGCTTGTACCGGATGAATCTGTTGTCCCCCGTCGATCCCGCAGGCTGGTCTTTGATGTTGCCCGGTCTGCCGAAAGAAGAGGGGGATTACGAAGGTTTCAACTATTTCGGTCTGGGTGTTCTGTTGCTGGTGCCAGCGGCTTTTTTTGCCTGGCTGCGAAACCGGCAACCCTTGAAGGATGAAGTGCGTGCTCGTCCATGGCTGTTGATGGCCATGCTCGGTTCATGGCTGTTCGCGCTGTCAAACCGGATAGGCATAGGCACGTTGACGTTCGAGTATCCGCTGCCGGATGGCGTCATTGCCCTGGCCAGCATTTTTCGCGCCTCGGGGCGGATGTTCTGGCCGGTGTTGTATGCCTGCATCCTGACCATCATTTTTCTGCTGGTACGCGGTTACCGGCCACGCATCGCCGTCGGTCTGCTGGCCGTCGCGCTGTTGATCCAGGTGGCCGACACCCGCGGCGGCTGGATGGCCATCAGACAGGGAAAAATGCTGGCGCCTTCATCGTCCTGGAGCAGTCCGCTGACGGATCCCTTCTGGGCCGGTGCTGCTGCGCGTTACGCCAATGTGCGCAGCCTGATGCCGCAGAATCAGAGCGATCGCTGGCAGATGATCGCCGGTTTCGCAGCGACCCACGGGATGAAAACCGATGCGGTGTATCTGGGACGCATGAGCACTTCGGCGCTGGCGCTGGCACAACAGCATGCACGGCGGATGCTCGACTCGGGGCAGTACGACGCGGACTCGTTGTACGTTCTGGATGACGAGGCTCTGGCGGACGCAGCGAAAACCGTCAACAGTGAAACCGATCTACTGACACGCGTGGACGGAGTGGCGGTGCTGGCGCCCGGCTGGAAGCGTTGCGCAGAGTGCCTGCAGGTGCCTGATGAAGGGCGGCAGATATTGCTCACGCCGCTCACTCGTCCAGGGCAAACGCTGACCTTCAATTATCGCAATCGACAACTGGCCAGCGGCTGGTCGCAGCCGGAAAGCTGGGGGACGTGGACAGAAGGGCGCCAGGCGAAAATCCAATTGCGGTTGCCGCCGTCGGCGCATTTGATCGTGATCGACGCATTGGCTTTCATATCGCCCGGGCACCCCGGCCAGCGGGTGATCGTCAGCCTGAATGGCCAGCAGGTACTGGATACCCGTTTGACACAGTTTCAAGGCAATCGGCTGGAAATTCCGATCAGCGCCCAGCTCAGTAAGCGCCTCGGGAACGATGACCGGCTCGACATCGAATTGCAGCTGCCGGATGCCGTCAGCCCTCGGCAGCTGGGTATCAACGATGATTCGCGGATCATGGGCCTTGGGCTGAAGTCCTTGATGGTGCAATGA
- a CDS encoding DUF3300 domain-containing protein, which yields MHSSLLRAASLMLALSAAPLLLQAADAPAAPAAATAPAKDAVFTTEQLDQMLASIALYPDPLLAQVLMAATYPGEVAEASAWSKAHPDAKGDDAVKQVASQTWDPSVQALVAFPQVLATLGQDPVWVQRLGDAFLAQPDELMAGVQRLRRQAQAAGNLQSNQYQNVTVQNVTPPISAGATKPADNTTIIIQPADPQVVYVPTYNPTTTYGTWPYPASPPVYYPPPPAYYPGQALVAGLAFGTGVAVVASLWGNCDWGHNDIDIDVNRYNNINANNRITNNQNKWQHNTVHRDGVPYRDNRSRAQYGRQLDGAAQRDAYRGDNAQRAQARERARSSMDRAGIERPASSNREARNQVREAQSANVGNRMQGGADRPRAADRAQANTREARQPGANQRDNRASQARPAAGSARNNAFAGARSPSQTRVQADRGRASQISAQRPNTSRAAGHQISRPSGGGMRQRGGGRR from the coding sequence ATGCACAGTTCGCTCTTGCGTGCCGCGTCGCTCATGCTCGCCTTGAGCGCTGCACCGCTCTTGTTGCAGGCCGCCGATGCGCCTGCAGCCCCGGCGGCGGCCACCGCTCCGGCCAAAGATGCCGTGTTTACCACGGAGCAGCTCGACCAGATGCTCGCGTCGATTGCCCTGTATCCCGATCCCCTGCTTGCTCAAGTGCTGATGGCCGCCACGTATCCGGGAGAAGTCGCCGAGGCCTCGGCCTGGTCCAAGGCGCATCCGGACGCCAAGGGCGATGACGCGGTCAAGCAAGTGGCCAGCCAGACGTGGGATCCCAGCGTGCAGGCCTTGGTGGCGTTCCCGCAGGTCCTGGCGACACTGGGGCAGGATCCGGTTTGGGTACAACGTCTGGGGGATGCCTTTCTGGCTCAGCCTGACGAACTCATGGCGGGTGTTCAGCGTTTGCGGCGTCAGGCCCAGGCGGCGGGCAATCTGCAGAGCAATCAATATCAGAATGTGACCGTGCAGAACGTAACGCCGCCCATCTCTGCCGGGGCAACCAAGCCGGCCGACAACACGACCATCATCATTCAGCCCGCCGATCCGCAGGTCGTCTACGTTCCGACCTATAACCCGACCACCACTTACGGCACCTGGCCTTATCCGGCCTCACCGCCGGTGTATTACCCGCCGCCGCCCGCTTACTATCCGGGTCAGGCACTGGTGGCCGGACTGGCTTTCGGCACGGGCGTGGCGGTCGTCGCGTCGTTGTGGGGTAACTGCGACTGGGGCCATAACGACATCGACATCGATGTGAACCGTTACAACAACATCAACGCCAACAACCGGATCACCAACAACCAGAACAAGTGGCAGCACAACACCGTGCATCGCGATGGCGTGCCCTATCGTGACAACCGCAGCCGCGCGCAGTATGGCCGGCAGCTGGACGGCGCGGCTCAGCGTGATGCCTATCGCGGAGACAACGCGCAGCGGGCGCAGGCTCGGGAGCGGGCCCGTAGCTCGATGGACAGGGCCGGTATCGAACGCCCCGCCAGCAGCAATCGGGAAGCCCGCAATCAAGTGCGCGAAGCGCAATCTGCCAATGTCGGCAATCGCATGCAAGGCGGCGCGGACAGACCCAGAGCCGCCGACCGCGCTCAAGCCAACACGCGGGAGGCGCGCCAGCCGGGCGCCAATCAACGTGACAACCGTGCGTCCCAAGCCCGACCCGCAGCGGGCAGTGCGCGCAACAACGCGTTCGCTGGCGCGCGCTCCCCGTCACAGACCCGCGTCCAGGCCGATCGCGGCCGGGCCAGCCAGATTTCCGCGCAACGCCCCAACACCTCCCGCGCAGCCGGACATCAGATCAGCCGGCCATCCGGCGGGGGCATGCGTCAGAGAGGAGGTGGCCGTCGATGA
- a CDS encoding LysR substrate-binding domain-containing protein — protein sequence MNRNELRKADINLMVVFETLMLERNVTRAAEKLFLGQPTISSALNRLRTMLNDPLFIRVGHRMEPTARAEDIYRHLKPALDSLSVALSLTRDFDPAVSTMTFRIGLSDDVEFGLLPPLLRALRQEAPSVVFVVQHVDYWRIPDLLAAGDITVGISQTRGLPANAKRKLLRHIQPSILRADKSDTPLTLDEYCARPHVLVSHTANVSGYADEWLADIGRTRQVVLSVPQYSSLPALLAGTDLIASLPDYTADAMAGSGLLFKEPFPFKTPTLDLSMVWLSHVDSDPAERWLRSRLEQFMSERPVMSSLA from the coding sequence ATGAACCGCAATGAACTACGCAAAGCCGACATCAACCTGATGGTGGTGTTCGAGACCTTGATGCTCGAACGCAACGTGACCCGCGCGGCGGAGAAGCTGTTTCTCGGCCAGCCGACCATCAGTTCGGCGCTCAACCGTCTGCGCACCATGCTCAACGATCCATTGTTCATCCGCGTCGGCCATCGCATGGAGCCGACGGCCCGCGCCGAAGATATTTATCGGCATCTCAAGCCAGCGCTCGACTCGCTGTCGGTGGCGCTGAGCCTGACTCGCGATTTCGATCCTGCCGTCAGCACCATGACCTTTCGCATCGGCCTGTCCGATGACGTCGAATTCGGTCTGCTGCCGCCGCTGTTGCGCGCCTTGCGCCAGGAGGCGCCGAGTGTGGTGTTCGTGGTGCAGCACGTCGATTACTGGCGGATTCCCGATCTGCTGGCAGCCGGCGACATCACCGTCGGCATCAGCCAGACCCGCGGCCTGCCGGCCAACGCCAAGCGCAAACTGCTGCGGCATATTCAGCCGAGCATCCTGCGCGCCGACAAGTCCGACACGCCGCTGACCCTCGATGAATATTGCGCACGCCCCCATGTGCTGGTTTCCCACACCGCCAATGTCAGTGGCTACGCCGATGAGTGGCTGGCGGATATCGGTCGCACCCGTCAGGTGGTGTTGTCGGTGCCGCAGTACAGTTCGTTGCCGGCGCTGCTCGCCGGCACTGATCTGATCGCCAGCCTGCCGGACTACACCGCCGACGCCATGGCCGGTTCCGGGCTGTTGTTCAAGGAGCCTTTCCCGTTCAAGACACCGACCCTTGATTTGTCGATGGTCTGGCTCAGCCACGTCGACAGCGACCCGGCCGAGCGCTGGTTGCGTTCTCGGCTGGAGCAGTTCATGAGTGAGCGGCCGGTGATGTCGTCGCTGGCGTGA
- a CDS encoding class I SAM-dependent methyltransferase, with protein MDLKETDILGDSIGEHWYYCSKAAATRRLLGEAPIKRILDVGAGSGFFSHHLLTHTTAREAWCVDISYPADSSATTAGKPVHYRRSIDSVDADLVLLMDVLEHVDDDLGLLKSYVDKVPSGSRFLMTVPAFRFMWSGHDDFLEHKRRYTLGQFEALASNAGLTVERSAYYFGAVFPIALVSRLITGGARGAAPRSQLKKHHPLVNTLLKTLCSFELPLMGMNRLAGLSVFVLARKP; from the coding sequence ATGGACCTCAAGGAAACCGACATTCTCGGCGACAGCATCGGCGAGCATTGGTATTACTGCTCCAAAGCGGCCGCCACCCGGCGCTTGCTGGGTGAAGCGCCGATCAAGCGCATTCTCGATGTCGGTGCCGGTTCAGGATTCTTTTCCCATCATTTGTTGACCCATACCACCGCGCGCGAAGCGTGGTGTGTGGACATCAGTTACCCGGCCGACTCCAGCGCCACCACCGCCGGCAAACCGGTGCATTACCGCCGTTCCATCGACTCTGTGGACGCAGATCTGGTGTTGCTCATGGATGTGCTGGAGCACGTGGATGACGACCTCGGGTTACTCAAGTCTTACGTCGACAAAGTGCCGTCCGGCAGTCGCTTCCTGATGACCGTGCCGGCGTTCCGTTTCATGTGGAGCGGGCACGATGATTTCCTCGAACACAAGCGCCGCTACACCCTGGGGCAGTTCGAAGCTCTGGCGAGTAACGCCGGATTGACGGTGGAGCGGAGCGCCTATTACTTCGGAGCGGTCTTCCCGATTGCGCTGGTGTCGCGCTTGATAACCGGTGGCGCTCGGGGGGCGGCACCGCGTTCACAGCTGAAAAAACACCATCCGCTGGTCAATACACTGCTGAAAACCCTGTGCAGTTTCGAGCTGCCCTTGATGGGCATGAATCGCCTCGCCGGTTTGAGCGTGTTCGTGCTGGCGCGCAAACCGTGA
- a CDS encoding GtrA family protein: MTAAEKSPLIQRGLRFAVTGLFVTALHALVAVLFINFVSPLPPLANGVAFVVATVVSYVVNTTWSFSARLHGKTLLRFMLVSAGGFLLAMFVAWAVQMAGLHYLAGIGAVALTIPAFTFVLHNFWTYR, encoded by the coding sequence GTGACGGCTGCCGAAAAATCCCCGTTGATCCAGCGCGGTCTGCGTTTCGCCGTGACCGGTCTGTTCGTCACGGCGCTGCATGCGCTGGTGGCGGTGCTGTTCATCAACTTTGTCAGCCCCTTGCCTCCCTTGGCCAACGGCGTGGCGTTTGTCGTGGCGACAGTGGTGTCCTACGTGGTCAACACCACTTGGAGTTTTTCGGCCCGACTGCACGGTAAAACCTTGCTGCGTTTCATGCTGGTTTCGGCGGGCGGCTTTCTGTTGGCGATGTTTGTGGCCTGGGCGGTACAGATGGCCGGGTTGCACTATCTCGCCGGAATCGGTGCCGTGGCGCTGACGATTCCGGCATTCACCTTCGTACTGCACAACTTCTGGACATATCGATGA
- a CDS encoding LysR family transcriptional regulator, producing MLNSNLLRKLDMQDLMVFVAVYEQSSVTDVSEALFVSQSTVSYCLKKLRTSFEDDLFVNTRTGMRPTYKASSMYGHVQKILESINLCHAGAPTFDPMAQPVTFNICAPEYFEQLILPRMLKRFDFDDLPVMVNMHKFETDVPVEELRDGSLDLVICFGPHFHRSHADLKSRMLLEDDLVCVFDKRATPLEPRLSLQAFTERRHVFPTPWTSTTNMVDGWLARQAQKRQIVARSNSYSAALKMITGTDFILTLPRRIQRLLTNDAVFNHCEAPNGLPGFTLDMQWSHNVDQDSANLWLREQVIKTCAELEAA from the coding sequence ATGCTGAACAGTAACTTGCTTAGAAAGCTCGACATGCAGGATCTCATGGTGTTTGTCGCCGTGTATGAGCAAAGCAGCGTCACCGACGTGTCGGAGGCGCTGTTCGTCAGCCAGTCCACCGTCAGTTACTGCCTGAAAAAACTGCGCACCAGCTTCGAAGACGACTTGTTCGTCAACACCCGTACGGGCATGCGCCCGACCTACAAGGCCAGCAGCATGTACGGCCATGTGCAGAAAATCCTCGAAAGCATCAACCTCTGCCACGCCGGCGCCCCGACCTTCGACCCGATGGCACAACCGGTGACTTTCAACATCTGCGCCCCGGAATACTTCGAGCAACTGATTCTGCCGCGGATGTTGAAGCGCTTTGATTTCGATGACTTGCCGGTGATGGTCAACATGCACAAATTCGAAACCGACGTGCCGGTCGAAGAGCTGCGTGACGGCAGCCTCGATCTGGTGATCTGTTTCGGCCCGCACTTCCATCGCAGCCATGCAGACCTGAAGTCACGCATGCTGCTGGAAGATGACCTGGTCTGCGTGTTCGACAAACGCGCCACGCCGCTGGAGCCGCGCCTGAGTCTGCAAGCCTTCACCGAACGCCGGCATGTGTTCCCGACACCGTGGACGTCGACCACCAACATGGTCGATGGCTGGCTGGCGCGCCAGGCGCAGAAACGCCAGATCGTCGCCCGCTCCAACAGCTACAGCGCGGCGTTGAAGATGATCACCGGCACCGATTTCATCCTCACCCTGCCCCGGCGGATCCAGCGTTTGCTGACCAACGATGCCGTGTTCAACCACTGCGAGGCGCCGAACGGTCTGCCGGGGTTCACCCTCGACATGCAGTGGAGCCACAACGTCGATCAGGACAGCGCCAACCTCTGGCTGCGCGAGCAGGTCATCAAGACCTGCGCGGAGCTGGAAGCGGCCTGA
- a CDS encoding 5-carboxymethyl-2-hydroxymuconate Delta-isomerase: MPHLHLEYTANLPQLNADVALIRLNNTLVGSGQFAAEFDIKSRALKVETFKVGTAMNERAFVAVRLALLSGRSPEIKKQLSQSLLAVLQDLCEWPAGVEVQLSVELLDIDRGSYNKTAIGV, translated from the coding sequence ATGCCACACCTGCACCTGGAATACACCGCCAACCTGCCGCAACTGAACGCCGACGTGGCGTTGATCCGGCTCAACAACACGCTGGTGGGTTCCGGTCAGTTCGCGGCGGAGTTCGATATCAAGAGCCGTGCGCTCAAGGTTGAAACCTTCAAGGTCGGCACCGCCATGAACGAGCGCGCCTTTGTCGCGGTGAGGCTGGCGCTGCTCAGCGGGCGTTCCCCGGAGATCAAGAAGCAGCTGTCGCAGAGCCTGTTGGCGGTGTTGCAGGATCTGTGCGAATGGCCGGCCGGGGTCGAGGTGCAGTTGAGTGTGGAACTGCTCGACATCGACCGTGGCTCCTACAACAAGACTGCCATTGGCGTGTAG
- the ppk2 gene encoding polyphosphate kinase 2 yields the protein MAKGKKKDSPREKPDEHTKLSNKDYLAELRRLHIELVKMQEWVKAEGIKICIIFEGRDGAGKGGTIKAITERVSPRVFRVIALPAPTDREKSQMYLQRYLPHLPAAGEVVIFDRSWYNRAGVERVMGFCTDKQVDKFLKSVPLVERAVVGSGVILLKYWLNVSQEEQTRRLEARIVDGRKIWKLSPMDLKSYSRWYDYSRARDEMIEATDTDYAPWLVANSNDKRRARLNIISDLLSRIPYKEVPREKVTLPKRQKPGGYKESDYPFRHIPERF from the coding sequence ATGGCAAAGGGAAAGAAGAAAGACTCGCCCCGAGAAAAACCTGACGAACATACGAAGCTGTCCAACAAGGACTACCTTGCCGAGCTGCGCCGCTTGCATATCGAACTGGTGAAAATGCAGGAGTGGGTGAAGGCCGAAGGCATCAAGATCTGCATCATCTTCGAAGGCCGCGACGGTGCGGGCAAGGGCGGCACCATCAAGGCGATCACCGAACGGGTCAGCCCGCGGGTCTTTCGCGTCATCGCATTGCCGGCTCCGACCGATCGCGAGAAGAGCCAGATGTACCTGCAGCGATACTTGCCACATTTGCCTGCAGCCGGCGAAGTGGTGATTTTCGATCGCAGTTGGTACAACCGCGCCGGCGTCGAGCGGGTGATGGGATTTTGCACGGACAAACAGGTCGACAAGTTCCTCAAGAGCGTGCCGCTGGTGGAGCGAGCGGTAGTCGGTTCGGGGGTGATCCTGCTCAAGTACTGGCTGAATGTCAGCCAGGAAGAACAGACCCGGCGCCTGGAGGCGCGCATTGTCGACGGTCGCAAGATCTGGAAGCTGTCGCCGATGGACCTCAAGTCTTACAGCCGCTGGTACGACTACTCCCGGGCACGGGACGAGATGATCGAAGCGACCGACACCGATTACGCACCGTGGCTGGTGGCTAACTCGAACGACAAGCGTCGGGCTCGGCTCAATATCATCTCCGACCTGCTCAGTCGCATCCCGTACAAAGAGGTGCCACGAGAAAAGGTGACCTTGCCCAAACGGCAGAAACCGGGTGGTTATAAAGAGTCGGATTATCCGTTCAGGCATATACCTGAGAGATTCTGA
- a CDS encoding cyanate transporter, with translation MENVRATARPAVWMMLGIILVALNLRPSMAAVGPLLSAIRGDMALSFSLAALLTLLPVMAMGLAMFCGMAVSQRLGEQRTVLLSLLIIGVATLSRLFLDSAGGLIASAVLAGIGIALIQALMPALIKSRFPDKVALCMGLYVTSIMGGAALAASFAPWVLMQTGNWRAGLAVWGLLALLAVPVWYATRATSPATNRVAVRKESFFTNSRAWLLAIFFGLGTASYTCVLAWLAPYYVEKGWSEQNAGLMLGFLTAMEVISGLVVPAIANRSRDRRLVLGALLGLIIAGFLGLILSPRHLSLLWPCLLGLGIGGLFPMSLIVSLDHIDEPQRAGGLTAFVQGIGYLIAGLSPLMAGVVRDRLGSFEWAWWSLTAVMALMLLMVLRFNPRHYARHMGCSGKWQADPSG, from the coding sequence ATGGAAAACGTTCGCGCCACTGCCCGCCCCGCTGTCTGGATGATGCTTGGCATCATCCTGGTCGCCCTCAACCTGCGCCCATCGATGGCGGCCGTCGGGCCCTTGCTCTCGGCCATTCGCGGCGATATGGCGCTGAGTTTCAGCCTTGCAGCGTTGCTGACCCTGCTGCCGGTGATGGCGATGGGGCTGGCGATGTTCTGCGGCATGGCGGTCAGCCAGCGCCTCGGTGAACAGCGCACGGTGCTACTGTCGTTGTTGATCATCGGCGTGGCGACGCTTTCGCGGCTGTTTCTCGACTCGGCGGGCGGATTGATCGCCAGCGCCGTGCTGGCCGGGATCGGCATTGCACTGATCCAGGCCTTGATGCCCGCACTGATCAAATCGCGGTTTCCGGACAAAGTGGCGCTGTGCATGGGCCTTTATGTCACTTCGATCATGGGCGGCGCGGCGCTGGCTGCTTCGTTCGCACCGTGGGTGCTGATGCAGACCGGCAACTGGCGGGCGGGGCTGGCGGTCTGGGGGTTACTGGCACTGCTCGCCGTGCCTGTGTGGTACGCAACCCGCGCCACGTCACCGGCCACCAACCGAGTAGCTGTCAGAAAAGAATCCTTCTTCACAAATTCCCGCGCCTGGCTGCTCGCGATCTTCTTCGGCCTCGGCACCGCGTCCTACACCTGCGTGCTCGCCTGGCTGGCCCCGTACTACGTGGAAAAGGGCTGGAGCGAACAAAACGCCGGCCTGATGCTGGGTTTTCTGACGGCCATGGAGGTGATTTCCGGGCTGGTGGTGCCGGCCATCGCCAATCGCAGCCGTGACCGACGCCTGGTGCTTGGCGCCCTGCTCGGCCTGATCATCGCCGGATTCCTGGGTCTGATCCTCAGCCCCCGGCACTTGAGCCTGCTGTGGCCCTGCCTGCTTGGGCTGGGCATCGGCGGACTGTTCCCGATGAGCCTGATCGTGTCCCTCGATCACATTGACGAACCACAACGTGCCGGCGGGCTCACAGCATTCGTACAAGGCATCGGTTACCTGATTGCCGGGCTCTCGCCGCTGATGGCTGGCGTGGTTCGCGATCGACTGGGCAGCTTCGAGTGGGCCTGGTGGTCACTGACGGCAGTGATGGCGCTCATGCTGCTGATGGTGCTGCGCTTCAACCCACGGCATTACGCCCGACACATGGGCTGCTCGGGCAAATGGCAGGCCGATCCGTCTGGATAA
- a CDS encoding YegP family protein produces MYFEIYRQSKGTPSTGKGQWRWRLRAGNHETVASGESYVNKADCLHVIELIKGVQGDTPVKEI; encoded by the coding sequence ATGTATTTCGAGATTTACAGGCAATCCAAAGGCACCCCGAGCACCGGCAAGGGCCAATGGCGCTGGCGGCTGCGGGCAGGCAACCACGAGACGGTCGCCAGCGGCGAGTCGTATGTGAACAAGGCGGATTGTCTGCATGTGATCGAGTTGATCAAGGGTGTGCAGGGGGACACGCCGGTCAAGGAGATCTGA
- a CDS encoding glycosyltransferase family 2 protein: MTHPHGTQNAGPVKLSLVIPVFNEEDSLEGFLLRIRQVFEGDSRISLELVFVNDGSSDTTLERLLNCQESDARIRVVDLSRNFGKEAALSAGLQIATGQIVVPIDVDLQDPPEVILQMIECWREGFEVVLGHRLSRRNDTWAKQTSASWFYRLHNRIAEQPLPENVGDFRLMDRCVVDALLTLPESRRFMKGLFAWVGFRTTQVEYERPERAAGQTKFNGWRLWNFALEGITSFSTEPLRIWTYLGAMVSLVSFAFAMFIVVRTLLYGVDLPGYASLMVAVTFLGGLQLIGIGVLGEYLGRTYIEAKRRPVFLVRRVYDPKD; the protein is encoded by the coding sequence TTGACCCATCCGCACGGAACGCAAAACGCGGGCCCGGTGAAGTTGTCGCTGGTGATCCCTGTGTTCAACGAAGAGGATAGCCTTGAGGGCTTTCTCCTGCGCATTCGACAGGTGTTCGAGGGTGATTCCCGGATCAGCCTCGAACTGGTGTTCGTCAACGACGGCAGCTCCGATACGACGCTGGAACGTCTCCTGAACTGCCAGGAAAGCGATGCGCGTATCCGTGTGGTGGATCTGAGTCGCAATTTCGGCAAGGAAGCGGCGCTGTCCGCCGGTTTGCAGATCGCCACGGGGCAGATCGTGGTGCCGATCGACGTTGACCTGCAGGATCCGCCCGAGGTCATTTTGCAGATGATCGAGTGCTGGCGCGAAGGCTTCGAGGTGGTGCTGGGCCATCGCCTCAGCCGGCGCAACGACACCTGGGCCAAGCAGACCTCCGCCAGCTGGTTCTATCGCCTGCACAACCGGATTGCCGAGCAGCCGTTGCCGGAAAATGTCGGCGATTTTCGTTTGATGGATCGCTGTGTGGTCGATGCGTTGCTGACCTTGCCCGAGTCACGGCGCTTCATGAAGGGCCTGTTCGCCTGGGTCGGTTTTCGCACCACGCAGGTCGAATACGAACGCCCGGAGCGGGCAGCGGGGCAGACCAAGTTCAATGGCTGGCGGCTATGGAATTTCGCACTGGAAGGCATCACCAGTTTCAGCACCGAGCCGCTGCGGATCTGGACATATCTGGGAGCGATGGTGTCGCTGGTGTCGTTCGCCTTTGCCATGTTCATCGTGGTGCGCACACTGTTGTACGGTGTTGATCTGCCGGGCTATGCGTCCTTGATGGTGGCAGTGACGTTTCTCGGTGGCCTGCAACTGATCGGCATTGGCGTACTCGGTGAATACCTGGGACGCACCTACATTGAAGCCAAGCGCCGACCGGTCTTTCTGGTGCGCCGCGTTTACGATCCCAAGGACTGA